Proteins encoded by one window of Flavobacterium sp. N502540:
- the kdpF gene encoding K(+)-transporting ATPase subunit F — protein sequence MTALFIISIAVFGYLVYVLIKPEKF from the coding sequence ATGACAGCACTATTTATTATTTCGATCGCCGTTTTTGGCTATTTGGTTTACGTATTAATTAAACCCGAAAAATTCTAA